A part of Fusarium graminearum PH-1 chromosome 3, whole genome shotgun sequence genomic DNA contains:
- a CDS encoding alpha,alpha-trehalose-phosphate synthase, with translation MPETVGENGNAAPGRLLLLSNRLPITIKRSEDGSYSFSMSSGGLVTGLSGLSKTTSFQWYGWPGLEVPDNEVEGMKQRLKEEYGAHPVFIDDELADRHYNGFSNSILWPLFHYHPGEITFDESAWAAYQEVNRLFAKTVIKDVQDGDLIWVHDYHLMLLPQMLREEIGESKKNVKIGFFLHTPFPSSEIYRILPVREALLTGLLDCDLIGFHTYDYARHFLSSCSRILECPTTPNGVDWNGRFVTVGAFPIGIDPDNFVEGLKKPKVQERIAALSRKFEGVKLVVGVDRLDYIKGVPQKLHALEVFLTEHPEWIGKIVLVQVAVPSRQDVEEYQNLRAVVNELVGRINGKFGTIEFMPIHFLHQSVNFDELTALYAVSDVCLVSSTRDGMNLVSYEYIATQQKNHGVMILSEFTGAAQSLNGSLIVNPWNTEELANALHDAVTMSPEQREANYKKLERYVFKYTSAWWGASFVAEMTRLSAEGSQPKTLRNVSGAVIGLEQKAQQIVTGLEKKADELLSGNEKNETETSEEPSQ, from the exons ATGCCTGAGACCGTTGGAGAGAACGGCAACGCCGCTCCAGGCCGCCTGCTACTGCTTTCCAACCGTTTGCCCATCACCATTAAGCGATCCGAAGATGGAAGCTATTCATTCTCCATGTCTTCTGGTGGTCTGGTTACTGGACTGAGCGGCCTCAGCAAAACCACCAGCTTTCAGTGGTATGGCTGGCCTGGTCTCGAGGTCCCTGACAACGAAGTCGAGGGCATGAAGCAACGACTAAAAGAAGAATACGGCGCACACCCAGTTTTCATCGACGATGAGCTTGCAGACAGACATTACAATGGTTTTTCAA ACTCGATCCTCTGGCCTCTATTCCACTACCACCCTGGTGAGATCACATTCGACGAATCTGCCTGGGCTGCATACCAGGAGGTCAACCGCCTCTTCGCCAAGACTGTTATCAAAGATGTTCAGGACGGTGACCTTATTTGGGTCCACGACTACCATCTGATGCTGCTTCCTCAGATGCTTCGTGAGGAAATTGGCGAatcaaagaagaatgtcaagaTTGGTTTCTTCCTTCACACACCATTCCCTAGCAGTGAGATCTACCGAATTCTGCCTGTACGAGAGGCACTCCTGACTGGCCTCCTCGACTGCGATCTTATCGGCTTCCACACATACGACTACGCCCGCCACTTCCTTAGCAGTTGCTCTCGTATCCTCGAGTGCCCCACGACACCCAATGGCGTTGACTGGAATGGCCGTTTTGTAACTGTTGGCGCCTTCCCTATTGGAATCGACCCCGACAACTTCGTCGAAGGTttgaagaagcccaaggtGCAGGAGCGAATCGCTGCCCTCAGCCGCAAATTCGAGGGcgtcaagcttgttgttggtgtcgaTCGATTGGATTATATCAAAGGTGTCCCTCAGAAACTACATGCTCTTGAGGTGTTCCTCACCGAACATCCGGAATGGATTGGCAAGATTGTCTTGGTTCAGGTCGCCGTACCTTCGCGACAAGACGTCGAGGAGTATCAGAATCTTCGTGCTGTTGTCAATGAACTGGTTGGCCGCATCAACGGAAAGTTCGGCACCATTGAGTTTATGCCTATCCACTTCCTTCACCAGTCTGTCAATTTTGATGAGCTCACCGCACTTTACGCCGTTTCCGACGTCTGCCTTGTTTCATCCACCCGCGATGGCATGAACTTGGTCTCTTACGAGTATATCGCAACACAACAAAAGAACCATGGTGTTATGATTCTCAGTGAATTCACAGGCGCTGCTCAGTCTCTCAATGGCAGTTTGATTGTCAACCCTTGGAACACAGAGGAGCTTGCGAACGCCTTGCACGATGCCGTTACAATGAGCCCCGAACAGCGTGAGGCTAACTACAAGAAACTCGAGCGCTATGTCTTCAAGTATACAAGTGCTTGGTGGGGCGCTAGCTTCGTCGCCGAGATGACCCGCCTTAGTGCTGAGGGTTCTCAACCCAAGACTCTTCGCAATGTCTCGGGTGCAGTGATTGGGTTGGAGCAGAAGGCACAGCAAATCGTTACTGGactcgagaagaaggcggaTGAACTGTTGTCGGGTaacgagaagaacgaaaCCGAGACGAGCGAAGAGCCTTCTCAATAA